In Microbacterium sp. SLBN-146, one genomic interval encodes:
- a CDS encoding universal stress protein, translating into MEEALPTPRSIIVGIDGSEPSRAALRYAAEIGPKLGLPVEAVVVWDYPTLAWGDAYYYPESAESLRSNAERLLAVEVERAFPAGTPAWLRTGIRQGGAAHELIDASRDAAMLVVGTRGHGGFTGLLLGSVSSSCVSHAHCPVLVVRGEASISAEETS; encoded by the coding sequence ATGGAAGAAGCGCTCCCGACCCCCAGAAGCATCATCGTCGGCATCGACGGATCGGAACCGTCTCGCGCGGCGCTGCGCTACGCGGCAGAGATCGGGCCGAAGCTCGGCCTGCCGGTCGAGGCCGTCGTCGTATGGGACTACCCGACCCTCGCGTGGGGCGATGCGTACTACTACCCGGAGTCGGCGGAAAGCCTCCGATCGAACGCCGAGCGCCTCCTCGCAGTAGAGGTCGAGCGCGCCTTCCCCGCGGGCACCCCCGCCTGGCTGCGCACAGGCATTCGACAGGGCGGTGCGGCGCACGAACTGATCGATGCGTCGAGGGATGCCGCGATGCTCGTCGTCGGCACGCGAGGCCACGGCGGCTTCACCGGTCTGCTGCTCGGGTCGGTGAGCAGCTCGTGCGTCTCGCACGCGCATTGTCCTGTGCTCGTCGTTCGAGGCGAAGCATCCATCTCAGCGGAGGAGACATCATGA